AGTTCAAGCTCGGAGGGGCGCGGACGGCCTCGCATGCGAACGGGCGGCGTGGGTGGGGTGAGTCATCCGGGCAGCATGAAAACCGAGCGGGCAGGCCGCACGGCACGGAGTAGGAGCGAGAAATGGAGAGCAATCGCGAGTGTCCGGACACGGACGTCCGTCTGAACGTCCTGGCGCTAGCGCTACCGAAATAAATAAGattaaattattattattattcgcTCATATCCTATCCATGTGTCTAAAGTCCGAGGGAGCCTCATCTCtaaaagaaagttaaagacaacTCTAACAACTCGACAATTCTTCTTTTTGAGGCTATTTTAGAATTATATAGCAAAAATTAGGCTCCAACGGGACGTTCTATCTAGCTTTGTAAAATAGGAAGCTGGCTATCCTTTGATTTTTCGGTGGCCAAATAAAGCCAACCACGAGCGCTCGCTGTCTGAAGATGATAAATAGCAAGGTAGTTAAACCTCTTCTTTTTTTAgaagttttctattttataaaatGGATAAACTATGAAATTTGGCTACTAATTTTAGCCAAGCTGTTAGAGTTGCTGTAATTCTATAACTTTATAGACAATCTAATATTTTTTGGAATATATAGCTTTCCAATTAAAAACTAGAGTTTCATTCAAAAAGCAATGAAAAAAGTCATTGATTTAACTAATAAACGGGTGTAAATAAAGGAAATAATAATTCAAATTGTGGGTTTTCTAGCAGGAAATAAAGAAATTGCACGTGCAGAATGCATAAAATGGGTAGAGAGGAATAGTTGAAATACCCGATTCTAGTTTCGCGTTCCTTCGCTCGAAACGAACGATTTGGCTGTCCGAATGCGGTGGGCTTACCGCCCACGCGACTCCCAAATCTTGATTAGAGGACATTGCTCAAGGTGAACATGCCTCCGCATGCGGCGATTCTTGTAGGGCCTACTTATCTTTCTCTATCTTTTCAGCCATGATGTGTCGTCCACTTCTTTTGTAGAGGCTACTAAGGAATGTCGGGACGTCGCCCATGTAGTgtataactttttttattttattttatcctttcttttctttttctcatttcttgtttttcttttttctttgcttTTTCATGTTTTCGTATTAATCTAACCCTTTTTCTCATTTTTAGATTGAAAAGTTGTGGTGACAAATTATCACATAAAAAGTTATGCACATAAATTGTCAGTGTAGCTTTGTAACTTTCCAAAAAAGAAGAGTTACGAAAataatttttttccaaaaaagttATGTTGAGAAGTCGTGGTGATAAGTGTTGTTCCATAAAAGGATATGCATAAAAGTTATGAGTATAATTTTGtaacattttttttcaaaaaaaaagaaaagaaaaaaaattatgatgAGAAATTATAGTGATAACTTGTCATGTAAAAAAGTTATGAGTATAACTTTGTACCCTTTCAAAAATAAGTTTCCaagaaaaaacaaaagtaaaaaaGCCATGATAAACTGTGGTGATAAGTTCATAAGTTATTTTATACAAAGTTAAATGTATAACTTTATAACTTTCCAAATAAAGAAAGTTATAAAAATGCTTTTTTATAAAAAGAATAATTACGGGGTTGTGGGATCGACCGCAGGTACCAGCacatttgtattttttttaaaaaagaaagttgtagaaatatatttttttctaaaaagaaaAGTCGTGGAGGTGTGGGATCGAAACTGGCGGCATTCGCTGATTAGTGGAACCAGTTGAAATATAAAGTAAATTGTCTGTCCTTTCCATCAACTTAAACATTTAAGTTGAGTTGGTTGGTTTCCGTCAACTTAAACATTTGAGTTGAATTGGTCAGTGGATGGGACTAAATAACAAAACATATATTTCACCCATTCGGCGCGAGTGAGCACGGGCATCTCAAAAAGTTCAGGCTACACAGCAAAGTTCTATTCAGGGTACCGTTCGATGTTCAGGCTACACAGCAAAGTTCTATTCAGGGTACCGTTCGATGACACTGCccggttcgcttgtcttaaaaatagcttgttcggtttcttttttcagccggaacagtgtttttctctcacaacaattcagtcggaacagtgtttttcagccagtttcataCCAGCAAATATGCTACGAAGGACTGTTTTACTCAGACCAGGCAGTGAGCAGGTATTGGGGCTACAAAAGTTACCAAGATTTTACAGCCGTGTCATCCCATCCTCACCTCACCTCTAGCAGATCATCGAATCTTGAGTTCGAGAAAGCAGCGTGCGTTTCTGAATGATGACACGCAGACATGCGTGAGTATATCACTGAAAAGCGCATCGAGAAAATCGCAGTGTTCTTCACATGGAGAAAGGGCATCTGGAAGCCTGGTCTTGAAAGAGGTGCCCCGAAATCTTTTGCGTCAGTAGACACGGCACATATTCCTCTCATGACACAGATCACTGGACACCAGAGACAAAGTGAGCACTGGCAAAAAGTTCAGGCTACCGTTATCATCCCGGTTCCAGGACAACACTGTCTCAAGCAAATATGCTGCTTCCGgttctttcttttttccttcaCACAGGGGGAAATTAAACCAGACTTGGCACTGTTTTATTCAGAACAGGCAGTGGTTCAGGAGTTGGGGTACATCATAGTGCTTCATGCGTACAGTAAGCTAATTGCAGCTACAAGCCTACAGGATTACAACTGCAACCAACGCCACGTTCAGTCTGGTCCATAAGTCGGAGCATGAGCCTGCCAACGGAGACTTCAGAGTCAGAAGCTTCAAGGCCAAGCTGAAACCATGATTGAACCAACCAGCAGCTATTGTGACAACAGAACGGCAACGCTGCGCACGCGTTTGAAGCTTTGATGAACACCATACCATACGCCCTACCTCCTCAGGGCTTGAGATCCTTGACGATGAAGTTCTGGCGGCTGATGGGGTTCATGACCACTGGTGGGCCTGCGGTGTGAGGCCACGCCTGGAATTTCTTGTCCGTCGCCTGCCACCACTCCTTGTCCGCCACCGTCCTTGGCGTCGTACCTGCTCACCATGTAAGTAACACGGATAATGTTAACGTACGTGAGGATTGAGGACATTGAGGTGCTTTGCGGTGATAACTTGAGGTCATCAGATGACCCTTACCTCCAAAAATCTTCTTTTGTGCCACTAGGACATCGGAAGCATACGCGATCGCGAAGGAAGCAGCTAGACCAGCGATGATGTACTTGGCAGACATTGCTGAAACTGCATAGTTTCGTACATACATGGAAGAAAGGTTGCTGATTCAGGGAAGGGAAGTACCACATACATGGAAGAAAGGTTGCTGATTCAGGGAAGGGAAGTACCACATACATGGAAGAAAGGTTGCTCAAACTACTAGATGCTTGAATAACAAGTGTATTTATCCCAATATGCACAATGCAAGACAGGAAAAAAGAGGCAAGTACCACATATGAGGCATGGTTTACAAATAAAATAACGGAACATCGAGACATATTTACCATTTGCAAAGGGCTAGTAAACCTTGTTTTACATTCACCAGCTTCCACGAAGTACAcgatccaactgaaaatgcaaTCAGCAGCAAGCATGCCCCCCAACCCCAAGTCATCCTTTACACTACCAGTGTACTGTGTGGAAATGGGCAGGGAATTTGGATACGCCTGTGGTTTCGTCCATGGCGGTATACGAGCATCCATGATAATAACTGTTGTCAATAATGGATTCTAAGTAGTTTCTAACTGTCTAAGGACCCCATTAAAACTAATCATGCAACATTAAGAAGGTTGCTCCAAGTGTGCCGTAGCTAGCATTCAATTAAAATTGTAATCATCAGAGAGCTTAACATAAAGTGGCTGTAGTTTAGTGGTGAGAATTCCACGTTGTGGCCGTGGAGACCTGGGCTCGAATCCCAGCAGCCACACTTCCCTTTTATTTTGAATTTTTCCATATCATCTTGTTTATTTTGTCCTAAAACTTTTCCATATCATCTCTATCAATACAAGCTGGCAGTTTCGgaaaaaaaataattttatttattttgtcttCTTAACTATTTAGATATCTTTTATAACTTCAGTTTTCCTACCGGCAGttttgaagaagaaaaaaaactttCCATATCATCTCTATCAATACAAGCTGGCAGTTTTGATAAAAAAAAGTGTACTGCATCAAAATGGGAGGTACAGCTTGGATGAAATTGTGGTTATGTCCATCTTGATATCAAGTAACTCGTGGGTTGTACTCTAAGGCCCCAATTAAAATAGTCAAGGCTATATCACATTACATGCATTCAACAATACGCAGACTTATCAAATTTGGCGCTGAATATACGTTCTGCTGAACTCACTTGTAAAAGATAGATTGTTTATAAGGAACAGGTAAACTGAAGCCCAGCAAATTTCTGAGGCCAGTTGGGTAACACTCGAGACAATTGCAATTTGGCCACTGTCAACAGCCAAGCCAACAGGTCAAATTAATGCCACTGCATGCCAGTGTCCATGCATGATCTTTAATAAATCCAATGGGTTTGGCTCGTGTAGGCACTACAGATTCAGAGTTGTGGCAAATGTGAGTTCCTAACTTTCGAGTTACGAGCTAGCACCTTTCTGTGCACTCCTAGACTAATCACAGGCAGGTGAACACAAGCTACTCTATGAACATTGCGTCAGcacagagcacacacacacaccccacccCATCTCCACTTGCGCCAACCTCCAGATGCACTAACTAAAtgggaaaaataaataaaaatctaCTTGCGGCGAAGCACTACTACGAATGCAGGTCACTAGACGCAAGACAATGCTAAAACTGTGGGTTCGTCTTCTTCAGATCTTAAGGGATAGGAACCACGAAATGCAAGGAGGCAGGCAGTAGCAGCAGCTCAAATCTCGGGCAGGCAAGGAGCTCGGAGGCGACGCGTGCTAGTGCTACTGGAGAGCAGAGCAGCGCCCCACGCCCACGCCCGAGACGCGATGGCCGCCGGACCTTCGCCGCTCGCCGGCGACCGgggctcctccgccgccgcctcccaccACCAGCACCCGCCTCCCCCACCGCCGCCCAAGATCCTCCTCGCCAAGCCGCCGCTGCCACACGCCGCCTCCGCGGgcgccgacgacggcggcggcggcgggggcgcggGGGGCCGCGCGCGCCAGGCGACGCAGCCGGGGTCGCTCAGCCTCGTCTCCGACGCGTGGGAGGCCCACACCGACAAGATCCTCCCGGTGTGTGCGTGCGTGCCGCTCCCGCGCGATTGCTCACAATCTCGATGCCAGGCGGTTGCTAGGGTGCACTGATCGATGGAAAGAAATGATTTGCTGATCCGTGTGGGCTGTAGCTAGCTTTAGGTCTCGGATATTTCTTCGCTTAGCGTTTTCGTTGCTGTGTCAGCGTTGGTCAGTGTATCTGTTAGCTTAATCCATTTTTGTGGGTAGttccatccccccccccccccccccccccccccccccccctgaatGTTGCATTTGTTGGTTTTAGTAAGCCTCCTCTGGGCGCTGGGTTGTTTCTAATTTGTTAGTGCTTCATCGTTCCGTAGATGCCCTTCCTTGGCATATGAAGACTGAGATGTTATTTGGCTTCTACTGATCATACTTATATATGCATATGTAATGTGAAATTGCGAATTGTGATCCATTGAGCAACACGGGGCTGATACAGTTAAGAACATATGGGGTTTAAATAGTGACAAAGTTAgtgatcagtttttttttttaatgaaTAGATATAGATATTATTCCTCGAACCTTACTAACCCCAGCCATGTTTTTGCAGTATTTGACGGAGAACAATGATTTTATGGTGATTGGGATAATTGGCCCACCCAGGTGTAGGCAAGTCAACCATCATGAACGAGCTTTACGGATATGATGCAAGCTCACCTGGTACGACACAACTTCACTTTTGTTATGCTCTTTTAGGCGTCGTTCCATCACTTAGATTCATTGGTTCTTATACTGAGAAGCACTTCTAATGATTATTCTGTTGATGCACTTTGCGATCGATCACATGGACATTGTTCTTAATGTTTCCACCATGCAATATCTAGCTGTCCTCAGATTTTATCTACCACAGTATGCACATTATAAAGCCTCTTTAGTGTCACGAATGCTGCTTAGAAGTTAAACAAAGAGCACTCCTAttttggttcaaattttgttcgATACCAAAATCTTAGATTGCTAAAAACTCATTTCCTTTGAACAGTCTGTGTAGGAATTCTTCCTCCT
The nucleotide sequence above comes from Miscanthus floridulus cultivar M001 chromosome 18, ASM1932011v1, whole genome shotgun sequence. Encoded proteins:
- the LOC136519665 gene encoding uncharacterized protein, with the protein product MYVRNYAVSAMSAKYIIAGLAASFAIAYASDVLVAQKKIFGGTTPRTVADKEWWQATDKKFQAWPHTAGPPVVMNPISRQNFIVKDLKP